A region of the Sarcophilus harrisii chromosome 3, mSarHar1.11, whole genome shotgun sequence genome:
ACCACCTCAGCTGGCTCCTGGACTGCCATCTCAACTGATTCCTGGACTGTCATCTCATCTGGACCCTGGATTGCCACCTCAGTCAACCCTGTGACTGCCACCTCTGCCGGCTCTGGAATTACTGTCTCTGTTGGCTCTGGGGCTGCCACCTCTATTGGCTCTGGGGCTGCCACCTCTGGGGCTGCCATATCTGAGGGTTCCGGGACTGCCACCTCCGTTAGATACATAATCTGTTCTGAGATAGGTGCTGATGCTAAAATAGGCTCAAAGGTTTCCACTGACTCTGTCACAATAGGAGGTTCAGTGGGTTCTGCAGTTAGTATAGCAGTCTCAGACACTGCAATGGGCCCAGAAGTTATAACAGCTGCCTGTGGCCCTATAATAGTATGTTCTTGTGTCATATGAGACTCTAAAGATGTTGATGTCATAGAAGATTCTGGCTCTGGTGGTGGCTCTGGAACAGTTACAGTGGGTTCTGATGTTAATACTGAGGGCTCTGGAGCTACTACAGAATAATCAGACATTGTAGACTCTGGAATCTCTGTCTGCATCACAGGAGGCTCAGGGGGCAAAGCTGATTCTTCAGAAAGTAAAGCTGTTCCAGCAGTAGCCCATGTGTTTTCCACAGGTAATGCCGACTGCTCAACAGGTAATGATGGTCCCTCAGGGGGCTCCTCAGGAGGTAGTGGTGGTGTCATGGGGGGCTCCTCTGGTGGCAAAGGTGGCATGGTAGGAGGCTCCTCTGGTGGCAAGGGTGGTACCATGTAAGCCTCAGTATAGGAATCCGTATAGGAGTCAGCATAGGAATCAGCAGTCATAGACATCATTGAACGGTCAGCAGTATAAGATGACATCATGGAACGATCAGAATAAGATGACATCATGGATCGGTCAGAATAGGATGACATCATGGAACGGTCAGCACCCATGGACATCATTGACCTTTCAGCCATTGGAGACATCATGGAGCGCTCATAAGCCATCATAGAACGCTCATAGGCTGACATCATAGAGCGCTCAGCCATGGGAGACATCATAGAGCGTTCATAAGCTGACATCATAGAACGCTCATAGGCTGACATCATAGAGCGCTCAGCCATTGGTGACATCATAGAACGTTCATAGGACATCATGGAGCGTTCAGCAGCATAAGATGACATCATAGAGCGTTCAGCAGCATATGACATCATCATAGAGCGCCTAGATGCTAACATTAGGGGCCTGGGTGCTAATCTGTATGGCCTGGGTGCTATTCTATATGGCCTGGGTGCTATCCTGTATGGCCTGGGTGACATTCTATAAGGATCAGGAGCTAGCCTATAGGGATCATGGCCTAACCTATAGGGGTCCTGTCCTAATCTATATGGGTCATGACCTAACCTGTAAGGGTCATGACCTAACCTGTAGGGATCCTGGGCTAACCTGTAAGGATCCTGGGCTAACCTGTAGGGATCAGGTGACTTGGGACCTAGCATAGAGGACTCTGGTGTACTAGAAGCCAACATCTGGGCATCCATGGTGCTGGAGGCTAACATCTGGGAGTCCATGGTGCTGGAGGCTAACATCTGGGAGTCCATAGTGCTGGAGGCTAACATCTGGGAGTCCATGGTGCTAGTCGCTAACATCTGGGAGTCCATGGTGCTAGTCGCTAACATCTGGGAGTCCATGGTGCTAGTCGCTAACATCTGGGAGTCCATGGTGCTAGTCGCTAACATCTGGGAGTCCATGGTGCTAGACGCTAACATCTGGGAGTCCATGCTGCTAGTCGCTAACATCTGGGAGTCCATGCTGCTAGTCGCTAACATCTGGGAGTCCATGGTGCTAGACGCTAACATCTGGGAGTCCATGCTGTTGGAAGCTAACATCTGGGAGTCCATGCTGTTGGAAGCTAACATCTGGGAGTCCATGCTGTTGGAAGCTAACATCTGGGAGTCCATGCTGTTGGTAGCTAACATCTGGGAGTCCATGGTATTGGAAGCTAACATCTGGGAGTCCATGGTATTGGAAGCTAACATCTGGGAGTCCATGGTATTGGAAGCTAACATCTGGGAGTCCATGGTATTGGAAGTTAACATATGGGACTCAGGGGCCATCAGGGGATCCACTGATACTGTTACAGATGTCTCCCCCACTAATGTAGTAGGTAGCTCCTGTGCTACTGTACTGTATGATTCCAGCGCTGTCGTTGAAGGCACCTCCAGGGATTGTGAAACGGTCATCGTTGGCAGATCCGATGTTGTCATCACAGAATGACCTGACATTTCTAGCGCCACAGTTGCCACAGGCTGCCCTGGCAACTCTAGCGCTGTAGCAACTGTGGGTTGCCCTGACAGCTCTGATGCTACAGGCTGCCCAAGCAACTCCAGTGCCACAGTTGCCACAGGCTGCCCTAGTGCCCCAGACTGCCCCGGCAACTCCTGTGCCACAGTTGCTGAGGGCTGCCCTGGCAACTCTGACACCCCTGTCACCGAAGGCAGCCCCCGCAACTCCGGCACCTCAGGCTGCCCAGGCAACTCTGGTGCTGTTGTAGCCACAGGCTGCCCAGGCAGCCCTGCTGCTGTCGTCACCTCAGGTTGCCCCGGCAACTCCAGCGCTGGCATCACTGTAGGCTGCTCCGGCTCTGTTGTCATCACAGGTTGTTCTGCCAATTCCAAAGCCACAGTCGCCACAGGCTGCCCAGGCAACTCCAATGCTGTTGTCACCACAGGCAGCCCAGGCAACTCTTGTGGCATTTCCAGCGCCATCGTGGGTTGCCTTGGCACCTCCTGAGGCAACTCCGACACAATCGATGGTGCTGGAAGCCCAGGCAAATCCTGTGACAACTCAAGCACTGGTGTTGCTGAGGGCCCCGGCAACTCTGATACACATACCAGTGTCGCAGGGGGCCCTGGCAACTCTGGCACCAGAGTCACGGGGGGCCCCGGCAACTCCGGAATCTGCACCGGTGTTGCAGGGGGCCCCCGAAACTCCAGTACCGATGCCACAGGGGATCCCGGCACCTCCAGAACCGGTGCCTCTGGCACCGGAATCACAGAGGGGCCCGACACCTCTGGCACCGATGTCACGGGGGGCCCTGGTAGCTCCGGCACCGATGTCACGAGGGGCCCTGGCAGCTCCGGCACCGATGTCACGAGGGGCCCTGGCAGCTCCGGCACCGATGTCACGGGGGGCCCTGGCAGCTCCGGCACCGATGTCACGAGAGGCCCTGGAAGCTCCGGGAATGATGTCGTGGGGGTTCTCAGCAGCTCCGGCGCCGATGTCACAGGAGGCCCTGGTAATTCCGGCACTGGTGTTGTAGGGGGTCCTGGCAGCTCTGTCACTGGTGTTGTAGGAGGCCCAGGCATCTCTGGAATTGAGAATGCAGGTAGTTTGGGCAACTCCAATACCGTAGTTGTAGGAGGCTCCACAGACAACGATGGTATTGTTGTATATTGCTCAGGCAACCTCAGAACTTCAGTTACAGATGACTCTGGCAACTCCAAAGCTGTTGTTGAGCTTGACCTAGGATGGACCTCTGCGGGTGTGTCTGATGCTGTCACCATACAAGTTTCTGATAACTCTAGCCCTTTTGACATTGGAGGCTCAAGCAATGTGGTCTTTGTCTGCTCTGAAGATGGAACCTTCAGCATAGATCTTGAGTTGTATTCTGATGATGCTGTTACATGTGCCTCAGATGACTTCGGCACTACTGTTGTAGTAGGCACTGGCATCACTGCAGGTGATTCCAATGTCTGTTTCACAGATGATTCCAGTGTTATAGCCACAGATGACTCTGGTCCCTCTAATGTGGAGGGTTCTGGGACTAATGCTGCATGGAGTTCTGATAGTTCCCCAATTGAAGTTGGCTTCAGTGCTACTAAAGTATGTGGTTCTGATACCTCTACTGCCATTGTAGGAGGTTCCAGAGCAACTGCAGGGGATTCATTCAGTCCCAATGTCATTGTTGGTGACTTCAGCATTACTGCAGGGGGCTTAGGCAGCCCAAGTGCTCTTACAGGGTGTTCCAGCCCCATCATTGAGGGCTCTGAATCAAACTTCAAATAGGAATCAGACTCTAACCCTACATTCCCACCATGATGAGATTTCAGCTTTGACTCAGATTCTTCCGACTGtctcttgtattttttctctttctctttctctttttctttcttctttttcttctttttacttttgtgttttttatgtttctttgattttttggtGGGAATTTCATCAGTAGGGTCTGTTTGGACAGATACACATCTACTTTTTCTGGAGGCCTCctttaaatctaaaataaaaagatataaaattaaagtttttagaTCTCTCTCAAAATTGAGGTTTAAATTATCattacaaaattaaattttacatttcatacaatagaattttttcccctaagtaacctaatagaaacagaaaattcaACATTTTCTCAAGTCAATCTGTCTGAAAACTACCAGTGGGAATTTTGTCAAGTAATATCCCAACAACTTACTTTATCAAGTAAATATTGCCaccaatatttaaaatataacagcAGATCGTAAGAGTCTACCACAAAATAAATGTCCATTCACtgattattttaactttaaaagttGTATGTTAATACCCACACTTCATACTTTAAGagataaaattctattataaaaaaaaatacataagttTTATTTCTTCCAGATGATGCATATCTACAAAGAATTGCTTTCATGGCATGtctattatatacacacatatattaagtCTGATCATCAGTAATAAAGCCTAAAGTGATTCAAAAATACCAAGAAAAGCATTCAATTCCACATGAATTTACACCTTAATAAAATTAGTCTTTAATACTAGTACATCAAGAACCTCAAACCAtacaatttaattattaattaaaattttttttaattatttcctttgccttatggattaaaaaataaaaatagtccaCTGACACAGGTTTATCTTTTGAGATATTCCTTCCAGTCAGTCCAATGTTAAAATGAACATTCAAAAATTAACAAGTAATTTTTCAAAGAGAATTATTCCAAAAATTGCATCCAGGGGAAACCTTCACAATCTtgaatctttaataaaattcataCTCAACTAAGTACTAACAAACACCTGCATGCTCTTATCAAAAAGTATAGActagaagagaacaaaaagaaatcaaacagaaGTCAGAATGTGCCAAGACCTATGTGAGGAGAAAAAggtcttttttaaatttcaaagtaCAATTGAGGTTTGCTTGTCTTATAGAAATCCCTATCTTAAAACctaattttctgtcattttattctttaaaaaaataattttcaaaatagctTAGAATCTTGAAAAGATTCATGATTTCAAtgttttaattaatatatatccTAAAAAGAATCCAATATGGGTCAGCCATCCGgctgataaaaacaaaacaaactcaatAGGGATGTTAATTTTATGCTTTCCTGAAAATCCCTTAATGAAAAGCAATAGTATTGTCACACAATACTGGAAACACAAATTGGGAATAATGAaccttccatcttttcctcttctctttgccTCCCCATCAGAACAGATTTATGATAAtgttcaaatcacttaacctggttTCATCTCCAAAATGACAATCTGACTACAGAATTCCAGCTATAAGTTCTATCATCTTAATATTAACTTATCACCAATATACCCCATTATGAAGTTCAGAATCATGCCACTAATGAACTATAAACCTCAAACGAAATGTTCAGCTTCAGTGAGTATAAATGAACACaaactttttagattttttctaTAATGTGAAGTTTcaaggttttgttttgctttttaaaaatagatttatctgaccaataggatgatttcagaaaggcctggacttacacgaactgatgctgagtgaaatgagcaggaccaggagatcattatatacttcaacaacaatactatatgatgaccagttctgatggacctggccatcctgatcagcaatgagatcaaccaaatcatttccaatggagcagtaattaactgaaccagctatgcccagataaataactctgggagatgactaaaaaccattacattgaattcccaatccctatatttatgcccacctgcatttttgatttccttcacaagctaattgtacaatatttcagagtctgattctttttgtacagcaaaataacggtttggtcatgtatacttatt
Encoded here:
- the SON gene encoding protein SON isoform X7; translated protein: MATNIEQIFRSFVVSKFREIQQELSSGRVEGQLNGETNPPVEGNQSGDAAACARSLPNEEIVQKIEEVLSGVLDTELRYKPDLKEASRKSRCVSVQTDPTDEIPTKKSKKHKKHKSKKKKKKKEKEKEKEKKYKRQSEESESKLKSHHGGNVGLESDSYLKFDSEPSMMGLEHPVRALGLPKPPAVMLKSPTMTLGLNESPAVALEPPTMAVEVSEPHTLVALKPTSIGELSELHAALVPEPSTLEGPESSVAITLESSVKQTLESPAVMPVPTTTVVPKSSEAHVTASSEYNSRSMLKVPSSEQTKTTLLEPPMSKGLELSETCMVTASDTPAEVHPRSSSTTALELPESSVTEVLRLPEQYTTIPSLSVEPPTTTVLELPKLPAFSIPEMPGPPTTPVTELPGPPTTPVPELPGPPVTSAPELLRTPTTSFPELPGPLVTSVPELPGPPVTSVPELPGPLVTSVPELPGPLVTSVPELPGPPVTSVPEVSGPSVIPVPEAPVLEVPGSPVASVLEFRGPPATPVQIPELPGPPVTLVPELPGPPATLVCVSELPGPSATPVLELSQDLPGLPAPSIVSELPQEVPRQPTMALEMPQELPGLPVVTTALELPGQPVATVALELAEQPVMTTEPEQPTVMPALELPGQPEVTTAAGLPGQPVATTAPELPGQPEVPELRGLPSVTGVSELPGQPSATVAQELPGQSGALGQPVATVALELLGQPVASELSGQPTVATALELPGQPVATVALEMSGHSVMTTSDLPTMTVSQSLEVPSTTALESYSTVAQELPTTLVGETSVTVSVDPLMAPESHMLTSNTMDSQMLASNTMDSQMLASNTMDSQMLASNTMDSQMLATNSMDSQMLASNSMDSQMLASNSMDSQMLASNSMDSQMLASSTMDSQMLATSSMDSQMLATSSMDSQMLASSTMDSQMLATSTMDSQMLATSTMDSQMLATSTMDSQMLATSTMDSQMLASSTMDSQMLASSTMDSQMLASSTMDAQMLASSTPESSMLGPKSPDPYRLAQDPYRLAQDPYRLGHDPYRLGHDPYRLGQDPYRLGHDPYRLAPDPYRMSPRPYRIAPRPYRIAPRPYRLAPRPLMLASRRSMMMSYAAERSMMSSYAAERSMMSYERSMMSPMAERSMMSAYERSMMSAYERSMMSPMAERSMMSAYERSMMAYERSMMSPMAERSMMSMGADRSMMSSYSDRSMMSSYSDRSMMSSYTADRSMMSMTADSYADSYTDSYTEAYMVPPLPPEEPPTMPPLPPEEPPMTPPLPPEEPPEGPSLPVEQSALPVENTWATAGTALLSEESALPPEPPVMQTEIPESTMSDYSVVAPEPSVLTSEPTVTVPEPPPEPESSMTSTSLESHMTQEHTIIGPQAAVITSGPIAVSETAILTAEPTEPPIVTESVETFEPILASAPISEQIMYLTEVAVPEPSDMAAPEVAAPEPIEVAAPEPTETVIPEPAEVAVTGLTEVAIQGPDEMTVQESVEMAVQEPAEVVVQGSAEVAVQGPEEATFQGLAEVAFQVPAEVAVEEPAEVAVQGPAEMVDQGPLEVVEQGLTEVMVQGPAEVMFQELPIVAVQESAMAMPELTTAFPEPTVVEVAMPEPTVLEPSATVPEVTVVVPEPAPMMMESLVMTSEPVIKRTDVASSVESNLSQQVTVQEMSVQSSEETNNEKSQPESHSYESIHHVNIVLDVNSPLIAKETEQNTVSATSPVISEIGMEKYLPGSETEINTVLPTCLGEANIVGTVSTTSSHIHELDVKGTTKEIELYAASITSSVSKTDVEGPLPTQEIEHDMVISTSPSGGSEADIEGPLPANDIHRDVLSANNLLSKTDPEASLSMKDSEHDTVIDISHNDGSEAEKETPIPAKNTEHEPVFATNICDLNDADLVRPLLPKDMERVANLRSEIEGPLSASGVERDIITTASPVVISIPERASESSSEEKDDYEIFVKVKDTHDKSKKTKSRDKGEKERKRDSSLRSRSKRSKSSEHKSRRRTSESRSRARKRSSKSKSHRSQTRSRSRSRRRRRSSRSRSKSRGRHSLSKEKRKRSPKHRSKSRERKRKRSSSRDTRKVARARSRTPSRRSRSHTPSRRRRSRSVVRRRSFSISPVRRSRTPSRRSRTPSRRSRTPSRRSRTPSRRRRSRSVVRRRSFSISPVRLRRSRTPLRRRFSRSPIRRKRSRSSERGRSPPKRLTDLDKAQLLEIAKANAAAMCAKAGVPLPPNLKPAPPPTVEEKVAKKSGGATIEELTEF
- the SON gene encoding protein SON isoform X4; this translates as MATNIEQIFRSFVVSKFREIQQELSSGRVEGQLNGETNPPVEGNQSGDAAACARSLPNEEIVQKIEEVLSGVLDTELRYKPDLKEASRKSRCVSVQTDPTDEIPTKKSKKHKKHKSKKKKKKKEKEKEKEKKYKRQSEESESKLKSHHGGNVGLESDSYLKFDSEPSMMGLEHPVRALGLPKPPAVMLKSPTMTLGLNESPAVALEPPTMAVEVSEPHTLVALKPTSIGELSELHAALVPEPSTLEGPESSVAITLESSVKQTLESPAVMPVPTTTVVPKSSEAHVTASSEYNSRSMLKVPSSEQTKTTLLEPPMSKGLELSETCMVTASDTPAEVHPRSSSTTALELPESSVTEVLRLPEQYTTIPSLSVEPPTTTVLELPKLPAFSIPEMPGPPTTPVTELPGPPTTPVPELPGPPVTSAPELLRTPTTSFPELPGPLVTSVPELPGPPVTSVPELPGPLVTSVPELPGPLVTSVPELPGPPVTSVPEVSGPSVIPVPEAPVLEVPGSPVASVLEFRGPPATPVQIPELPGPPVTLVPELPGPPATLVCVSELPGPSATPVLELSQDLPGLPAPSIVSELPQEVPRQPTMALEMPQELPGLPVVTTALELPGQPVATVALELAEQPVMTTEPEQPTVMPALELPGQPEVTTAAGLPGQPVATTAPELPGQPEVPELRGLPSVTGVSELPGQPSATVAQELPGQSGALGQPVATVALELLGQPVASELSGQPTVATALELPGQPVATVALEMSGHSVMTTSDLPTMTVSQSLEVPSTTALESYSTVAQELPTTLVGETSVTVSVDPLMAPESHMLTSNTMDSQMLASNTMDSQMLASNTMDSQMLASNTMDSQMLATNSMDSQMLASNSMDSQMLASNSMDSQMLASNSMDSQMLASSTMDSQMLATSSMDSQMLATSSMDSQMLASSTMDSQMLATSTMDSQMLATSTMDSQMLATSTMDSQMLATSTMDSQMLASSTMDSQMLASSTMDSQMLASSTMDAQMLASSTPESSMLGPKSPDPYRLAQDPYRLAQDPYRLGHDPYRLGHDPYRLGQDPYRLGHDPYRLAPDPYRMSPRPYRIAPRPYRIAPRPYRLAPRPLMLASRRSMMMSYAAERSMMSSYAAERSMMSYERSMMSPMAERSMMSAYERSMMSAYERSMMSPMAERSMMSAYERSMMAYERSMMSPMAERSMMSMGADRSMMSSYSDRSMMSSYSDRSMMSSYTADRSMMSMTADSYADSYTDSYTEAYMVPPLPPEEPPTMPPLPPEEPPMTPPLPPEEPPEGPSLPVEQSALPVENTWATAGTALLSEESALPPEPPVMQTEIPESTMSDYSVVAPEPSVLTSEPTVTVPEPPPEPESSMTSTSLESHMTQEHTIIGPQAAVITSGPIAVSETAILTAEPTEPPIVTESVETFEPILASAPISEQIMYLTEVAVPEPSDMAAPEVAAPEPIEVAAPEPTETVIPEPAEVAVTGLTEVAIQGPDEMTVQESVEMAVQEPAEVVVQGSAEVAVQGPEEATFQGLAEVAFQVPAEVAVEEPAEVAVQGPAEMVDQGPLEVVEQGLTEVMVQGPAEVMFQELPIVAVQESAMAMPELTTAFPEPTVVEVAMPEPTVLEPSATVPEVTVVVPEPAPMMMESLVMTSEPVIKRTDVASSVESNLSQQVTVQEMSVQSSEETNNEKSQPESHSYESIHHVNIVLDVNSPLIAKETEQNTVSATSPVISEIGMEKYLPGSETEINTVLPTCLGEANIVGTVSTTSSHIHELDVKGTTKEIELYAASITSSVSKTDVEGPLPTQEIEHDMVISTSPSGGSEADIEGPLPANDIHRDVLSANNLLSKTDPEASLSMKDSEHDTVIDISHNDGSEAEKETPIPAKNTEHEPVFATNICDLNDADLVRPLLPKDMERVANLRSEIEGPLSASGVERDIITTASPVVISIPERASESSSEEKDDYEIFVKVKDTHDKSKKTKSRDKGEKERKRDSSLRSRSKRSKSSEHKSRRRTSESRSRARKRSSKSKSHRSQTRSRSRSRRRRRSSRSRSKSRGRHSLSKEKRKRSPKHRSKSRERKRKRSSSRDTRKVARARSRTPSRRSRSHTPSRRRRSRSVVRRRSFSISPVRRSRTPSRRSRTPSRRSRTPSRRSRTPSRRRRSRSVVRRRSFSISPVRLRRSRTPLRRRFSRSPIRRKRSRSSERGRSPPKRLTDLDKAQLLEIAKANAAAMCAKAGVPLPPNLKPAPPPTVEEKVAKKSGGATIEELTEKCKQIAQSKEDDDVIVNKPHVSDEEEEERPFYHHPFKLNEPKPIFFNLNIAAAKPTPPKNQVTLTKEFPVSSGSQHRKKEADSVYGEWVPVEKNGEENKDDDNVFSSNLPTEPVDISTAMSERALAQKRLSENAFDLEAMSMLNRAQERIDAWAQLNSIPGQFTGSTGVQVLTQEQLANTGAQAWIKKDQFLRAAPVTGGMGAVLMRKMGWREGEGLGKNKEGNKEPILVDFKTDRKGLVAVGERAQKRSGNFSAAMKDLSGKHPVSALMEICNKRRWQPPEFLLVHDSGPDHRKHFLFRVLRNGSPYQPNCMFFLNRY
- the SON gene encoding protein SON isoform X1, whose product is MATNIEQIFRSFVVSKFREIQQELSSGRVEGQLNGETNPPVEGNQSGDAAACARSLPNEEIVQKIEEVLSGVLDTELRYKPDLKEASRKSRCVSVQTDPTDEIPTKKSKKHKKHKSKKKKKKKEKEKEKEKKYKRQSEESESKLKSHHGGNVGLESDSYLKFDSEPSMMGLEHPVRALGLPKPPAVMLKSPTMTLGLNESPAVALEPPTMAVEVSEPHTLVALKPTSIGELSELHAALVPEPSTLEGPESSVAITLESSVKQTLESPAVMPVPTTTVVPKSSEAHVTASSEYNSRSMLKVPSSEQTKTTLLEPPMSKGLELSETCMVTASDTPAEVHPRSSSTTALELPESSVTEVLRLPEQYTTIPSLSVEPPTTTVLELPKLPAFSIPEMPGPPTTPVTELPGPPTTPVPELPGPPVTSAPELLRTPTTSFPELPGPLVTSVPELPGPPVTSVPELPGPLVTSVPELPGPLVTSVPELPGPPVTSVPEVSGPSVIPVPEAPVLEVPGSPVASVLEFRGPPATPVQIPELPGPPVTLVPELPGPPATLVCVSELPGPSATPVLELSQDLPGLPAPSIVSELPQEVPRQPTMALEMPQELPGLPVVTTALELPGQPVATVALELAEQPVMTTEPEQPTVMPALELPGQPEVTTAAGLPGQPVATTAPELPGQPEVPELRGLPSVTGVSELPGQPSATVAQELPGQSGALGQPVATVALELLGQPVASELSGQPTVATALELPGQPVATVALEMSGHSVMTTSDLPTMTVSQSLEVPSTTALESYSTVAQELPTTLVGETSVTVSVDPLMAPESHMLTSNTMDSQMLASNTMDSQMLASNTMDSQMLASNTMDSQMLATNSMDSQMLASNSMDSQMLASNSMDSQMLASNSMDSQMLASSTMDSQMLATSSMDSQMLATSSMDSQMLASSTMDSQMLATSTMDSQMLATSTMDSQMLATSTMDSQMLATSTMDSQMLASSTMDSQMLASSTMDSQMLASSTMDAQMLASSTPESSMLGPKSPDPYRLAQDPYRLAQDPYRLGHDPYRLGHDPYRLGQDPYRLGHDPYRLAPDPYRMSPRPYRIAPRPYRIAPRPYRLAPRPLMLASRRSMMMSYAAERSMMSSYAAERSMMSYERSMMSPMAERSMMSAYERSMMSAYERSMMSPMAERSMMSAYERSMMAYERSMMSPMAERSMMSMGADRSMMSSYSDRSMMSSYSDRSMMSSYTADRSMMSMTADSYADSYTDSYTEAYMVPPLPPEEPPTMPPLPPEEPPMTPPLPPEEPPEGPSLPVEQSALPVENTWATAGTALLSEESALPPEPPVMQTEIPESTMSDYSVVAPEPSVLTSEPTVTVPEPPPEPESSMTSTSLESHMTQEHTIIGPQAAVITSGPIAVSETAILTAEPTEPPIVTESVETFEPILASAPISEQIMYLTEVAVPEPSDMAAPEVAAPEPIEVAAPEPTETVIPEPAEVAVTGLTEVAIQGPDEMTVQESVEMAVQEPAEVVVQGSAEVAVQGPEEATFQGLAEVAFQVPAEVAVEEPAEVAVQGPAEMVDQGPLEVVEQGLTEVMVQGPAEVMFQELPIVAVQESAMAMPELTTAFPEPTVVEVAMPEPTVLEPSATVPEVTVVVPEPAPMMMESLVMTSEPVIKRTDVASSVESNLSQQVTVQEMSVQSSEETNNEKSQPESHSYESIHHVNIVLDVNSPLIAKETEQNTVSATSPVISEIGMEKYLPGSETEINTVLPTCLGEANIVGTVSTTSSHIHELDVKGTTKEIELYAASITSSVSKTDVEGPLPTQEIEHDMVISTSPSGGSEADIEGPLPANDIHRDVLSANNLLSKTDPEASLSMKDSEHDTVIDISHNDGSEAEKETPIPAKNTEHEPVFATNICDLNDADLVRPLLPKDMERVANLRSEIEGPLSASGVERDIITTASPVVISIPERASESSSEEKDDYEIFVKVKDTHDKSKKTKSRDKGEKERKRDSSLRSRSKRSKSSEHKSRRRTSESRSRARKRSSKSKSHRSQTRSRSRSRRRRRSSRSRSKSRGRHSLSKEKRKRSPKHRSKSRERKRKRSSSRDTRKVARARSRTPSRRSRSHTPSRRRRSRSVVRRRSFSISPVRRSRTPSRRSRTPSRRSRTPSRRSRTPSRRRRSRSVVRRRSFSISPVRLRRSRTPLRRRFSRSPIRRKRSRSSERGRSPPKRLTDLDKAQLLEIAKANAAAMCAKAGVPLPPNLKPAPPPTVEEKVAKKSGGATIEELTEKCKQIAQSKEDDDVIVNKPHVSDEEEEERPFYHHPFKLNEPKPIFFNLNIAAAKPTPPKNQVTLTKEFPVSSGSQHRKKEADSVYGEWVPVEKNGEENKDDDNVFSSNLPTEPVDISTAMSERALAQKRLSENAFDLEAMSMLNRAQERIDAWAQLNSIPGQFTGSTGVQVLTQEQLANTGAQAWIKKDQFLRAAPVTGGMGAVLMRKMGWREGEGLGKNKEGNKEPILVDFKTDRKGLVAVGERAQKRSGNFSAAMKDLSGESKHPVSALMEICNKRRWQPPEFLLVHDSGPDHRKHFLFRVLINGSAYQPSFASPNKKHAKATAATVVLQAMGLVPKDLMANATCFRSASRR